The following nucleotide sequence is from Geotrypetes seraphini chromosome 10, aGeoSer1.1, whole genome shotgun sequence.
gagggagagagtgagagagagatagagagacactcacaggaggactgaagatcccacgagacggtaggaggcaggcgagtcatgatgctggagacatgaattgtgaagttgtagtcaccactgctgcgacacaggaggctggagggcaaagaaaacactgtggtaagggagagagagggagggaggaagggagggagagagtgagagagagatagagagacactcacaggaggactgaagatcccacgagacggtaggaggcaggcgagtcatgatgctggagacatgaattgtgaagttgtagtcaccactgctgcgacacaggaggctggagggcaaagaaaacactgtggtaagggagagagagggagggaggaagggagggagagagtgagagagagatagagagacactcacaggaggactgaagatcccacgagacggtaggaggcaggcgagtcatgatgctggagacatgaattgtgaagttgtagtcaccactgctgcgacacaggaggctggagggcaaagaaaacactgtggtaagggagagagagggagggaggaagggagggagagagtgagagagagatagagagacactcacaggaggactgaagatcccacgagacggtaggaggcaggcgagtcatgatgctggagactgtgggtggagtggggtgggtaTGGTGTGAATGGATGTGAAGgggtgggagtgtggaggggggtggatggaaagggagggaagaaggagagggagttgtttttatactttttttgtattttttctgggagggcgaagggcaggagggggagggagtgaggcagggggggaagaaggggagggagttgtttttatactttttttgtattttttctgggagggcgaagggcaagagggggagggagtgaggcagggggggaagaaggggagggagttgtttttatactttttttgtattttttctgggagggcgaagggcaggagggggagggagtgaggcagggggggaagaaggggagggagttgtttttatactttttttgtattttttctgggagggcgaagggcaggagggggagggagtgaggcagggggggaagaaggggagggagttgtttttatactttttttgtattttttctgggagggcgaagggcaggagggggagggagtgaggcagggggggaagaaggggagggagttgtttttatactttttttgtattttttctgggagggcgaagggcaggagggggagggagtgaggcagggggggaagaaggggagggagttgtttttatactttttttgtattttttctgggagggcgaagggcaggagggggagggagtgaggcagggggggaagaaggggagggaggagtggtGACAAGAGGGTGCAGCTCCCTCGTTAACAGTGGAGCCattcacggggtgggaggggtacCGCGAAGTGCTTCTAGCAAGACCTGCAGTGCCCCTGTCACGTGACGAATGTGTCGAACGGATTCTTCAGCACAGTCGTTCATGTGCTCCACCCCTGCTAAGATGGTAACCACCGCCGTGTAAATGTCCTCCACTGTTACAGAACTGGGCGGAGGATCTGTGTTTGTGGCAGcgtgagccacaatagtggtcgctgcaaCAGGGGTGGTGGCCGTTGCAGGGTTGGTCCCACAATCTCTGGTTGAGGGTCGGAGGGGGGCAAAACAGGTGGAACAACGGTTGGGGCTTTGAATGGGGAGTGGGGATGTTGACAAAGGCGGCGAAGAGGAGGGGGATGCCAATATATCTGTAATGAAAAAGAGCATGAAAAGCAGGTGgacattgaaaagacaattatgTACAGTggaagcatctatgagacaaacttggttgtttttgttacataTGAACAAACCTAAgcattttatattatattattaaaattcaagtgatgtcttaaatcataaatgtgtttattaattgtacacttgatgtacgttgtaaaaatgaataaaagcttttacagtacaaaaattacagaataaaaaTATCATAACACTTACCGGACTGGACAGAGAGGTCGCTAAATCTGTCCAGGATGGGGGTTGAGGCAGTACTCATTGAGGTACGTGGGAGGGCTGGGGGAGAGGTGATGACAGAGGGTCGAATTTCAGGGAAAAGTTTAAGGCAGAACTTGggtttagggggtgggagggagggggaacagggcattgggaatgaaggggcagggcagggttTGGGGCGTTTTTTTAGGGGGATCCTAGAGGGTGGTCTAGGGCGTCGGTGGGGGGAAGTTGGATGagactgggcggaggtggaagggggttgggacgttggatgggactgggcggaggtggaagggggttgggacgttggatgggactgggcggaggtggaagggggttgggacgttggatgggactgggcggaggtggaagggggttgggacgttggatgggactgggcggaggtggaaggggattGGGAGGTGGGGCGTCTGCGGGGGATAAGGAACGGCCGGTCAGGGATAGGggtgtcttcctcctcctcctcctcctcctcctcctcctcctcttcctgatcctcctcctcctcttcctcctcactcGCATCTGAAGACATAAATGCATGTAGTGTCAGAAGTATATGAAAAACTGTTAATGTTTAAAAtgtttgtctgcgcgcgattgtctttcGAGTTTTTGACCTGTCAACGTTTAAAATACATGATTGTTCAACACAGATATTATGACTGCACACCTTATACCCACCCGATATTTTACTGTAACATACCTGGGGTGTTGTACAGATTGCGGCGGACAGCCCGGACCCATGCAGGGTGATGTAGCCTGAGCTCGCGGGCTTTTTTCTTCAAATCCTCAACCTATTACATAATGGAGAGACATGAGTGAGCCATGATATATGGTTCATAGAGAATAGCACGTGGACAAATCGCGCAgacatgatatatatatatgcattgaaagcagtgcatggaaatagattgCAAGCATAATAATTATGtaaattttgaaaacccgactggaatacagctaatTAAATCAAATAAGTACATGAGAGACACCATTATCAACTGcaaaatttttcagcagatgTATGATGACGCAGTGCGCGATTTCAGGAGATGCGTATCCATTTTTGCCTTCCGcgcaaaaaaataaattctttatcCGCGCCAATTTGtcagcgcgcaattgtctatgaacaacATGTATTTGATAAATACTTACGGAGCGCGGTGTGATAGCGCGGGCGTTGAACAGCTGCGCAAGTTCTCCCCAGGCCCTGTCCATTTCACCTATATTGCGTCTTTTCCCCTTAACGGGGAAaagcagtttagcattgagcgtGAAGTACTCAGTTAATATGAGTACTTCACGCTCGGAGAAATTGGGCTTACGTCCACGGAAACCCACATAGGatgccatcttctctgtgaatctatgacgtttttgcaaagcttaaataccagtcacatgaccgatgttgtgtgaatatcgtgagatttccccttttcagcgctgctattggttatctaaaacacgtgttaaatggtcaatagtcaaacagattttactacattgtagtgatgaaatgcacatattaattgagtatgtgtgtattttataatATAAAGTTTTGTAGTAATTGATTGAAACACAATTAGCGTTAGCATGGCGCGCATATGTGTTGAAACGCGTGATGACATCAGCTTGTCTCCATTAGTGCATAATGATGACGTATATCATCATACTAAAGTTATAGTACTTTTTCGCGCAATTGACGGATTAGTTTCCCAGTGCGCAATTGACGGGTTTTAGTATAATGAGCGCAAGTTAAAAATGCGGACGAACAGAGTTAATGGGAAATCTGAATAAATGGTGATATTTGTAAATGCGGGTGGGGGGCCTAATTGCAAAGCTTAAATACCAGTCACATGACCGATGTTGTGTGAATATCGTGAGATTTCCCCTTTTCAGCGCTGCTATTGGTTATCTAAAACACGTGTTAAATGGTCAATAGTCAAACAGATTTTACTACATTGTAGTGATGAAATGCACATATTAATTgagtatgtgtgtattttatagtatatagttttgtagtaattgattgaaacacaattagcgttaatgggaaatctgaataaataaataaataaataagctattACAGTGTTTGAATATGGGAAACACATAAGAACAATAAAAttctattaattttaaaaagatcaggGAGTCATGAGTAAATTATTGTAATTATTACACATCATTTTCCACTCCTAATATATTAATACAGTCATACATCACATATGTTTGTGAAGAGggatgcagagaaagcacagttacttaccgtaacaggtgttagccagggacagcaggcagatattcttaacacatgggtgacgtcaccgacggagccctcggtacggacctttttaactagaagtttctagttggccgcaccgcgcgtgcgcgagtgccttcccgcccgacggaggagtgcgtggtccccagttaggataagccagctaagaagccaacccggggaggtgggtggtacgtaagaatatctgcctgctgtccctggataacacctgttacggtaagtaactgtgctttatcccaggacaagcaggcagcatattcttaacacatgggtgacctccaagctaacaaagagggaggtgggatggttggccattaggaaaataaattttgtaacacagattggccgaagtgtccatcccgtctggagaacgcatccagacagtagtgagtagtgaatgtgtgaactgaggaccaagtggccgccttgcagatttcctcgatgggcgtggaacggaggaaagctacagaagcagccatagctcggactctgtgggccgtgacagttccttccagtgagagaccggcccgagcatagcagaatgcaatacaggcagcaagccaattggaaagtgtccgtttggagacaggatgacccaaacggttgggatcgaaagacaaaaatagctgaggggatgttcggtgagctctggtacgatcaagatagtaagcaagggcacgcttacaatccagcgtgtgcaacgcctgttccccaggatgcgagtgaggcttagggaagaagacgggcagcacaatggactggttgaggtgaaaagctgagaccaccttgggaaggaatttagggtgggtgcgcagaacaaccttgtcatggtgaaaaacagtgaacggtgggtcgtcaaccagtgcatgcagttcgctaaccctcctggcagaggtgatggcaatcaggaaaagcaccttccaggtaaggagtctaagtgaagttgtggcaagaggctcgaatggaggtttcatgagagctgagagtaccacattcaggtcccagacaactggaggaggcttgaggggtggtttgatattgaagagccctcgcataaatctggaaaccagaggatgagccgtgaggggttttccgagaatgggctcatgaaacgcagtgatggcactgaggtggactctgatggaggtagttttgaggccagcattggacagcgagagcaaatattccaatacggtttccaccgctaaggaggtgggttcctgatgatgccggagacaccacgaggagaatctggtccatttctgatggtaacattggagggtggccggcttcctggaggcgtccaagatgaggcggaccggctgagataggttctctggagaggtcagcccgagagaaaccaagctgtcaggtggagcgaagacagattgggatgcagtagagactgatgctgctgcgtaagtacagtaggaaacacaggaaggagaatgggttccctggagctgagttggagcaggagtgagaaccagtgttggcgaggccaccgaggtgcgataagaatcatggtggcgttgtccttgcggagtttggacaaggtccgcaacatcagaggaaacgaagaaactggggaccacgcactcctccgtcgggcatattcttaacgcatgggtgacgtcactgacggagccccggtacagacctttttaactagaaagttctagttggccgcaccatgcgcgagtgccttcacgcccgacggaggagagcgtggtccccagttaggataagccagctaagaagccaacccggggaggagggtgggacgtaagaatatctagtGAGTAGTGTGTAacatcacccatgcgttaagaatatctgcctgctgtccctggataacacctgttacggtaagtaactgtgctttactgctcAATGCAGAAAGTAGGTATCATTATCCTAAGGTGTGTATCGGGTCGTTTGTTCATTCTTATCTTTGTCCTAAAGTTAAGTGACCTAATGTTAACATGAAAATGGAATCTAAGTCACTCTGCACTGATAATATGCCACCAGGTCAATTGTACAGGAGATGATTTAACCTACATAAATGAAG
It contains:
- the LOC117368237 gene encoding extensin-like; amino-acid sequence: MSSDASEEEEEEEDQEEEEEEEEEEEEEDTPIPDRPFLIPRRRPTSQSPSTSAQSHPTSQPPSTSAQSHPTSQPPSTSAQSHPTSQPPSTSAQSHPTSQPPSTSAQSHPTSPHRRPRPPSRIPLKKRPKPCPAPSFPMPCSPSLPPPKPKFCLKLFPEIRPSVITSPPALPRTSMSTASTPILDRFSDLSVQSDILASPSSSPPLSTSPLPIQSPNRCSTCFAPLRPSTRDCGTNPATATTPVAATTIVAHAATNTDPPPSSVTVEDIYTAVVTILAGVEHMNDCAEESVRHIRHVTGALQVLLEALRGTPPTP